A window of Cohnella herbarum contains these coding sequences:
- a CDS encoding RNA polymerase sigma factor, with translation MQPNLLLLLGSSFHTLNQTLQEEIYREFYQFLYKPIVYMINDHAATEDIIQETFMAALSKCPSVENEEHMKAWIKVVAKNFTINHIRKRKKFRNDVSLEFPWDSGTMSQAAAVSVEQEVETKSLEERISHHLQDMKPEQRAIIELKWKKGLSYKEIAVETRDTEAAVKHKLHRARSYLKRKLYKEWGNRDE, from the coding sequence ATGCAACCGAATTTGCTCCTTCTTCTTGGTTCAAGCTTCCACACGTTAAACCAGACGCTGCAGGAAGAGATTTACCGCGAGTTTTACCAATTCCTCTATAAACCGATCGTATATATGATCAATGACCATGCCGCGACGGAAGATATCATCCAGGAAACCTTCATGGCAGCCCTAAGTAAATGTCCTTCGGTCGAGAACGAGGAGCATATGAAAGCTTGGATCAAGGTCGTCGCCAAGAACTTCACGATCAACCATATCCGCAAAAGAAAAAAGTTCCGAAACGACGTCAGCTTGGAATTCCCTTGGGATAGCGGAACGATGTCGCAAGCGGCCGCGGTATCCGTCGAACAAGAAGTCGAAACCAAATCCTTGGAAGAGCGGATCTCCCATCATCTGCAAGACATGAAGCCCGAGCAACGCGCCATTATCGAGTTGAAGTGGAAAAAGGGGTTAAGTTATAAGGAAATCGCGGTGGAAACCCGCGATACGGAAGCCGCGGTCAAACACAAACTGCATAGAGCCCGCAGTTATCTTAAGAGAAAACTGTACAAGGAATGGGGAAACCGAGATGAATAA
- a CDS encoding TVP38/TMEM64 family protein, giving the protein MRRSTALKIGAAVVVVAVLLWIDFKYLNVNPASIRTWVLSFGWLAPVLYVAMYIARPFILFPASVLSMAGGLAFGTWFGMLYTLIGAVTGAVLSFLLARKIGGGFFRGKEDPRLVKIEQAMERRGFMMVLLFRIAPFVPFDLVSYAAGVARVPLRAFLPATIIGTLPGTFAYNFLGASLTKGSWRDFGIAACVFAVALAVPFLFRRKVEREMEGGK; this is encoded by the coding sequence TTGCGTCGTTCAACGGCATTGAAAATCGGGGCTGCGGTTGTTGTCGTGGCAGTCTTATTGTGGATCGACTTTAAGTATTTGAATGTGAATCCGGCATCGATACGCACTTGGGTGTTATCGTTCGGTTGGCTGGCGCCGGTTCTATATGTTGCTATGTACATCGCTCGTCCGTTTATTTTATTTCCGGCTTCGGTTCTATCGATGGCGGGAGGTCTTGCGTTCGGAACATGGTTCGGAATGCTCTATACGTTGATCGGAGCCGTTACCGGGGCGGTGTTGTCGTTTCTCTTGGCAAGGAAAATAGGCGGGGGTTTCTTTCGGGGAAAAGAGGATCCGAGGTTGGTGAAAATAGAGCAGGCGATGGAGAGACGGGGGTTTATGATGGTGCTTCTGTTTCGGATTGCCCCATTCGTACCGTTTGACTTGGTGAGTTACGCCGCCGGCGTTGCCCGAGTCCCGTTGCGGGCTTTCTTGCCCGCAACGATTATCGGGACATTACCGGGAACGTTCGCTTATAACTTTCTCGGCGCTAGTTTAACTAAGGGCAGCTGGCGGGATTTCGGAATCGCCGCATGCGTATTTGCCGTTGCTTTGGCCGTTCCGTTTCTGTTTCGCCGCAAGGTGGAACGGGAGATGGAAGGCGGCAAGTGA